From Desulfurispira natronophila, a single genomic window includes:
- a CDS encoding NADH-quinone oxidoreductase subunit N — protein sequence MITDNLHLLLPGIIVGLGATVMMIAGTSKIGLRGSSTMTLVILAAAGIIQLLQMGQVYSYGTEGGLFNGMLVADTFSGFIILLAITCGLFTTLTCSSYFEENTFHRPEFDALMLFAIFGIIVMAMAGEIITMFIALEVMSMSIYVLISFNRSDNRASEATLKYIVLGAFAGAFFVMGTAFIYGATGSTILSSISASLQAGEVHMPVYIAGLTLLLIAIFFKLAAFPFHAWSPDVYSGAPYPVTGFMAAAVKAAIFAIVLRLFLVNFMAIEDVWVTPMYWAAIFTMFAGNLLAIAQNNVKRMVAASGIVHTGYLLIGMTALGASASAAPAILFYLVSYAVSTLGLFAALSYVSGKGDKRVNFSDFNGMAAKHPLIAAVISLFMLSFIGLPPLIGFFGKFYLFSSAVEAGFVSLAVIGIINSIISLYYYLRIIIAMYFRTSEDSFEVSVPAYAKYGAAVAAVAVIWGGIGGMTLVVFPGAESLMEAARLGIQSLM from the coding sequence ATGATAACCGATAACCTGCACCTGCTGCTGCCAGGAATAATCGTAGGTCTGGGCGCAACGGTAATGATGATTGCCGGAACCTCCAAGATCGGCCTACGGGGATCCTCCACCATGACCCTGGTGATTCTGGCGGCAGCTGGTATTATCCAGCTGCTCCAGATGGGACAGGTATATAGCTATGGCACAGAAGGTGGCCTCTTTAACGGGATGCTAGTCGCCGACACCTTCTCTGGATTTATCATCCTGCTTGCTATTACCTGTGGTCTATTTACTACGTTGACATGCTCTTCGTACTTTGAGGAGAATACATTTCACCGGCCGGAATTTGATGCTCTGATGCTTTTTGCCATCTTTGGAATCATTGTTATGGCCATGGCAGGTGAAATTATCACCATGTTCATCGCTCTGGAAGTGATGTCCATGTCCATCTACGTACTGATAAGCTTCAATCGGTCTGATAACCGGGCATCCGAAGCCACTTTGAAGTATATCGTGCTGGGAGCATTTGCCGGCGCATTCTTCGTCATGGGTACCGCCTTTATCTACGGCGCAACTGGCTCAACTATCCTCTCCAGTATATCAGCTTCCCTGCAGGCTGGCGAAGTGCACATGCCCGTATATATTGCTGGCTTGACCCTGTTGCTGATTGCCATCTTCTTCAAGCTGGCAGCTTTCCCGTTTCACGCCTGGTCGCCTGATGTCTACTCTGGAGCTCCCTATCCGGTAACAGGCTTCATGGCAGCGGCAGTGAAGGCAGCTATCTTTGCTATTGTCCTGCGCCTGTTCCTGGTGAACTTCATGGCTATTGAAGATGTCTGGGTAACTCCCATGTACTGGGCGGCCATATTTACTATGTTTGCCGGTAACCTGCTGGCTATTGCCCAGAACAATGTCAAACGCATGGTCGCTGCCTCTGGTATCGTCCACACTGGCTACCTGCTCATCGGCATGACTGCCCTGGGAGCCTCGGCATCAGCGGCACCGGCTATACTCTTCTATCTGGTTTCATACGCCGTTAGCACCCTGGGCCTCTTTGCTGCCCTCAGTTACGTGAGTGGCAAAGGTGATAAGCGGGTAAACTTCAGCGACTTCAATGGCATGGCTGCCAAGCACCCCCTGATAGCCGCCGTCATTTCGCTGTTTATGCTTTCATTTATCGGCCTGCCGCCATTGATCGGCTTCTTTGGGAAGTTCTACCTCTTCAGCAGTGCCGTTGAGGCAGGATTTGTATCGCTGGCAGTAATCGGGATAATTAACAGCATTATTTCCCTCTACTACTACCTGCGTATCATAATCGCCATGTACTTCCGCACCTCTGAAGACAGCTTCGAGGTCAGCGTTCCCGCATACGCCAAGTACGGCGCAGCGGTGGCTGCCGTAGCTGTTATCTGGGGGGGGATCGGTGGAATGACACTGGTGGTGTTCCCAGGTGCGGAAAGCTTGATGGAGGCAGCACGCTTGGGTATTCAATCACTTATGTGA
- a CDS encoding NADH-quinone oxidoreductase subunit J family protein, whose translation MEIVSILLFLVFATLSIAGAVGLILFRHPINCAVSFILTLLSIAGLYAMLSAKLLFAFQIIVYAGAIMSLIVFIIMFLNVTEDDLPAEKNRIPLMILGGVLLLPVAWFLLKVVFSLPYVGTEIVGGGFGGAKEFGLMLYYDWIFPFEVVSALLLVALVGAVVLAKRRI comes from the coding sequence ATGGAAATTGTATCCATTCTGCTGTTTCTCGTTTTTGCCACACTTTCCATAGCCGGCGCTGTCGGGCTAATACTCTTCCGGCATCCCATAAACTGCGCGGTAAGTTTTATTCTGACGCTGCTTTCTATTGCCGGGCTCTATGCTATGTTGTCGGCGAAATTGCTTTTTGCCTTTCAGATTATTGTTTACGCCGGCGCCATTATGTCGCTGATTGTCTTTATCATAATGTTTCTTAACGTTACCGAAGACGATTTACCGGCAGAAAAAAATCGTATTCCCTTGATGATTCTCGGAGGCGTACTGCTCTTGCCAGTAGCCTGGTTCCTGCTCAAGGTTGTGTTTTCACTTCCCTATGTGGGAACCGAAATTGTCGGTGGTGGATTTGGCGGAGCCAAGGAATTCGGTCTTATGCTCTACTACGACTGGATTTTCCCTTTTGAAGTAGTTTCCGCCCTGCTATTGGTTGCTCTCGTTGGCGCCGTAGTACTGGCCAAGAGGAGGATATAA
- a CDS encoding NuoI/complex I 23 kDa subunit family protein, translating to MAAKVRTVERAGLSLMEKLYLPEIIKGMGLTLGHFLRNFHDTSNIIVRDYPDQKVDIPQRWRGRHRLTTREDGTVKCVACFMCATNCPAKCIFIEATEREDGVTEKMPERFDIDLIECVYCGFCVEACPVDAIRMDTGIFSVVTDNREDMLISKEELMRTPGAFKDHAKEEE from the coding sequence ATGGCAGCAAAAGTACGAACCGTTGAAAGAGCTGGGCTAAGCCTGATGGAAAAGCTCTACCTCCCTGAAATCATCAAGGGGATGGGGCTAACCTTGGGGCATTTCCTGCGCAACTTTCACGACACATCCAATATAATCGTACGCGATTATCCCGATCAAAAGGTGGATATTCCCCAGCGGTGGCGCGGCAGACACCGTCTGACGACCAGAGAGGACGGAACTGTAAAGTGCGTCGCCTGCTTTATGTGTGCCACCAACTGTCCCGCCAAGTGCATCTTTATTGAGGCGACAGAGCGAGAAGATGGTGTAACGGAAAAGATGCCTGAGCGTTTTGATATTGACCTTATCGAGTGCGTCTACTGTGGGTTTTGTGTTGAAGCATGTCCTGTGGATGCTATTCGCATGGATACCGGAATCTTCTCAGTGGTCACAGACAACCGGGAAGACATGCTTATCAGTAAGGAAGAGCTGATGCGTACTCCCGGCGCTTTTAAGGACCATGCCAAGGAGGAGGAATAA
- a CDS encoding complex I subunit 4 family protein, with amino-acid sequence MIFLPIVAGFLLLAAPMAVSAARTLGLVVVLVQLLLGLMLFGQFQGTGSLEFTEHYRWISDYGIFYSLGVDGISLMIIMVIAVLFPVAFLLQWEGKSKGFWANLLLVQGAMVGAVAAADLILFYVFWELMLIPIFFMMGLYGGKDRIAATVKITIYTMAGSLLMFVAILALAVSYYNQFGEWSFALADLTQVTLSGSTAFWIFAAFMLAFAIKIPLFPLHTWLPDAYTEAPTAATFVLSAVMAKIGVYAVIRFILPVYPNEFIMYATPLLILGLIGMVYCGIAAIQQKDAKRMLAYSSASHLGLIAVGIFAMNTQAMVGSVYQIVAHAMATGMLFLLVGLLEERLGTREIDSLGGIAKVAPIYATFFAIAMLASVGLPGTNGFIGEFLIILGTFKYNVWLGVVAATTVLVGVSYILWMYQRVIFQKTNQLTEEFKDLNPREIIGLAPIVVLIIFMGVYPKPFIEKIEPTVENYIEIIERQSQAVVAEVRNDGGVNHDNR; translated from the coding sequence ATGATATTTCTCCCCATCGTCGCCGGCTTTTTATTGCTGGCAGCCCCTATGGCTGTCAGCGCCGCCCGGACGCTGGGGCTGGTCGTGGTTCTCGTCCAGTTACTCCTGGGCCTGATGCTTTTTGGTCAGTTTCAGGGGACAGGATCACTCGAATTTACTGAACATTACCGCTGGATCAGCGACTACGGCATCTTCTACAGCCTTGGTGTTGATGGCATCAGCTTGATGATCATCATGGTCATTGCCGTGCTCTTCCCGGTGGCTTTCCTGCTGCAGTGGGAAGGCAAGAGCAAGGGGTTTTGGGCTAACTTGCTGCTGGTGCAAGGCGCTATGGTTGGTGCGGTTGCAGCAGCCGACCTGATTCTCTTCTATGTTTTCTGGGAGCTGATGCTGATTCCTATCTTCTTTATGATGGGTCTCTACGGAGGTAAGGATCGTATTGCTGCCACTGTCAAGATTACTATCTACACTATGGCAGGCTCGCTGCTGATGTTTGTGGCTATACTCGCCCTGGCGGTCAGCTACTACAATCAATTCGGAGAGTGGAGCTTTGCTCTGGCTGATCTTACTCAAGTGACCCTGAGCGGAAGTACGGCCTTCTGGATTTTCGCCGCCTTTATGCTGGCTTTTGCCATCAAAATTCCGCTCTTTCCATTACACACCTGGTTGCCTGATGCTTATACCGAGGCACCTACAGCTGCGACCTTTGTACTTTCAGCCGTTATGGCCAAGATCGGGGTATATGCGGTTATTCGTTTCATACTCCCCGTTTACCCTAACGAGTTCATCATGTACGCCACGCCACTGCTTATACTGGGGCTAATCGGTATGGTTTACTGTGGTATAGCTGCCATTCAGCAAAAGGATGCCAAGCGCATGCTGGCCTACTCTTCAGCTTCTCACTTGGGTCTGATAGCTGTAGGTATCTTTGCCATGAACACCCAGGCCATGGTGGGCAGTGTCTATCAGATCGTAGCCCACGCTATGGCTACCGGCATGCTCTTTTTGCTGGTAGGTTTACTGGAGGAGCGCCTGGGTACTCGTGAAATAGACTCTCTGGGTGGGATCGCCAAGGTGGCGCCTATTTACGCCACTTTCTTTGCTATTGCCATGCTAGCCAGTGTTGGTTTGCCCGGCACCAATGGCTTTATTGGTGAATTCCTCATCATCCTGGGTACTTTCAAGTACAATGTATGGCTGGGTGTTGTCGCCGCTACAACCGTTCTGGTCGGTGTCAGCTACATTTTGTGGATGTACCAGCGAGTCATTTTCCAGAAAACGAACCAGCTTACCGAGGAGTTCAAGGATCTTAATCCCCGGGAAATAATAGGTCTGGCACCTATTGTTGTGCTGATTATCTTCATGGGCGTCTATCCAAAACCATTTATTGAGAAGATTGAACCCACTGTGGAAAATTACATCGAGATTATTGAGCGGCAGTCACAGGCGGTGGTTGCTGAAGTGAGAAATGACGGGGGAGTGAATCATGATAACCGATAA
- the nuoK gene encoding NADH-quinone oxidoreductase subunit NuoK translates to MFIGVQAYLALSIILFLLGVLGVMARRNVFTVFMSVELMLNAGNLAFVSYSRFWEGMEGHILAVMVMAVAAAEAALALAVVVLIFRNRGSLDTDFFRILRG, encoded by the coding sequence ATGTTTATTGGTGTTCAGGCGTATCTGGCTCTCAGTATTATCCTCTTTTTGCTTGGCGTACTGGGGGTTATGGCACGGCGCAACGTCTTTACAGTCTTCATGTCTGTAGAACTTATGCTCAATGCCGGCAATCTCGCCTTTGTTTCTTACAGTCGTTTCTGGGAAGGCATGGAGGGTCATATTTTGGCTGTCATGGTTATGGCAGTCGCTGCAGCGGAAGCTGCCCTGGCTCTTGCCGTTGTCGTTTTGATATTCCGCAACAGGGGCTCCCTGGATACGGATTTTTTCCGCATCCTGCGGGGTTGA
- the nuoL gene encoding NADH-quinone oxidoreductase subunit L, giving the protein MQSEAVLLGLIPLFPLVGSLVIGLLYMATCNGKRLPDALYAILAVAGPAASFVAAAVVFMQLMGMPADGRVLTYTAFEWMAVGTLLLNVGFLGDTLSGMMILFITFIGTLIHIYSAGYMSGDEGFGKFFAYLNLFLGCMLILVLADNPVLLFVGWEGVGLCSYLLISFYYSDKANVIAGNKAFIVNRVGDFGFLIGMALLFWAIGAGGFDFLSLQENSDMLGIGLATAIAVLLFVGATGKSAQIPLYVWLPDAMAGPTPVSALIHAATMVTAGVYMVARFSFIYTSVPDVGLLIAWIGILTALLAAVIATQQVDIKKILAYSTVSQLGYMFIGVGLGAYSAGIFHVFTHAFFKALLFLGAGAVIHALHHQQNVWKMGGLKNKMPITYITMFIACIAIAGIPPFAGFFSKDEILVTAFSHGHYGIWLLSVITAGLTAYYMFRMFFLTFHGTPRDQYIYDHAHEAPITMTGPLMILSVGAIGAGWLGIPKVLGGNAWFGTWIGESAPAVYFSHPSAAVEYGLMALNVGIAALGIAIAYKLFFHGAQPAAVSHGWRNLVYNKFYVDEAFDAFFVRPLKALSTVCWKFFDNTVIDALVRGSRLVYQMAGSIFAVTQVGKLRFYALYMVVGISIISLYMLLQV; this is encoded by the coding sequence ATGCAAAGTGAAGCAGTATTGCTGGGATTGATACCGCTCTTCCCACTGGTGGGATCGCTGGTTATCGGTCTTTTATACATGGCGACGTGTAATGGCAAACGTCTGCCAGATGCACTCTACGCTATCCTGGCTGTTGCGGGGCCAGCGGCAAGTTTTGTTGCAGCTGCCGTGGTTTTCATGCAGCTTATGGGTATGCCTGCCGACGGACGGGTCTTGACCTACACCGCTTTCGAATGGATGGCTGTAGGTACACTTCTACTTAATGTCGGGTTTCTGGGTGATACCCTGTCGGGAATGATGATTTTGTTCATCACCTTCATTGGAACTCTCATCCATATCTATTCTGCTGGCTATATGTCTGGGGACGAGGGATTTGGTAAGTTTTTTGCCTATCTGAACCTCTTCCTGGGCTGCATGCTAATACTGGTGTTGGCAGATAACCCGGTTCTGCTCTTTGTTGGCTGGGAAGGCGTTGGGCTGTGCTCATACCTGCTCATTAGCTTCTACTACAGCGACAAAGCAAACGTTATTGCAGGAAACAAGGCATTTATCGTAAACCGCGTAGGTGACTTTGGTTTCCTTATCGGCATGGCTCTTCTGTTCTGGGCTATTGGCGCTGGTGGTTTTGATTTCCTGTCTCTGCAGGAAAACTCTGATATGCTGGGTATTGGTCTGGCTACAGCCATTGCTGTGTTACTGTTTGTTGGTGCTACCGGTAAATCAGCCCAGATCCCCCTTTACGTCTGGTTGCCTGATGCCATGGCCGGTCCTACGCCCGTTTCAGCTTTGATCCACGCTGCTACCATGGTAACAGCAGGGGTATACATGGTGGCTCGCTTTAGCTTCATCTACACCTCTGTCCCAGATGTTGGTTTGCTTATAGCCTGGATCGGTATCCTGACAGCTTTGCTTGCGGCCGTCATCGCAACGCAACAAGTGGATATCAAAAAGATTTTGGCCTATTCCACTGTCAGTCAGTTGGGTTACATGTTCATAGGTGTCGGACTGGGTGCCTACTCAGCTGGTATTTTCCATGTCTTTACCCACGCTTTCTTTAAGGCTCTGCTCTTCCTCGGTGCTGGTGCTGTTATCCACGCCTTGCACCATCAACAGAACGTTTGGAAGATGGGCGGGCTGAAAAACAAAATGCCCATTACCTATATCACTATGTTTATAGCCTGTATTGCCATAGCCGGCATACCACCTTTTGCCGGGTTCTTCAGTAAGGACGAAATACTGGTTACCGCCTTCTCGCACGGGCATTACGGCATCTGGCTTCTTTCAGTGATAACTGCTGGGTTGACGGCGTACTACATGTTCCGCATGTTCTTCCTTACCTTCCATGGAACGCCACGTGACCAGTATATTTACGACCATGCTCACGAGGCTCCCATCACCATGACCGGCCCGCTGATGATTCTGTCTGTCGGTGCTATTGGTGCAGGTTGGCTTGGCATTCCCAAGGTTCTGGGCGGTAATGCCTGGTTTGGTACCTGGATTGGTGAGTCGGCTCCAGCGGTCTACTTCTCTCACCCCTCAGCAGCGGTGGAGTATGGCTTGATGGCCCTGAATGTGGGTATTGCGGCTCTGGGTATTGCCATTGCCTACAAGCTGTTCTTCCACGGAGCTCAGCCGGCAGCTGTTTCTCATGGTTGGCGTAACCTGGTCTACAACAAGTTCTATGTAGATGAAGCCTTTGACGCCTTCTTCGTGCGGCCTCTCAAGGCCCTGAGTACCGTTTGCTGGAAGTTCTTTGACAACACCGTCATTGACGCTCTGGTACGGGGTAGCCGCCTTGTCTACCAGATGGCCGGCTCCATTTTTGCGGTTACCCAGGTTGGCAAATTACGATTCTATGCACTCTACATGGTTGTCGGCATATCGATCATCAGCCTGTACATGCTCTTGCAGGTCTAA
- a CDS encoding sensor histidine kinase, with amino-acid sequence MRFAIQRMGRIMGFLIKHSTRSYRLRLALVLLVAFLPFIIYDFYKNFQIHSMTEEQLIANASSTIADLAREHADMLSAVEREMYLVASANQVRKLDKAQQCRTYLLDFLGISEKYVNVAVADTDGQLVCTAMEGMRQVSPEARKTFDISLEQDAFATGSAVVSSSHNKPIFPAAHPIRDDSGDVSGMLMAGIALNWFNEIILDRFDFLNSTLFIADIHNTLIAQHPMAASEIGKPIDSRGISDVLEGDYGVVTLKDDDGLRYVVHQRFKDGMSIVMEVNASELQARANQMLWQSILYFLLVIVISLALTSYTAKKLIVEEVDTLYRMNIAQSKYTTASEILINIAHQWRQPLNNLSLQLESVAEVVEDTRTGLTGEARDIAKAYMEESHNSLQKLSNTITEFSTFFKSERSPRQINMKKVFTDVIQVVQPHLDELEVEFTQSVEDDVTYIGYESELKHSLLSIVNNTIDAFRRDPDLESNKILRMQALRRGNREVIIEVMDNAGGIDPAMKEKVFEPYTTTKFRAPGTGLGLYTVKSIIEQRLGGHVSMESSAGETRVYVVLPMTKK; translated from the coding sequence ATGCGTTTTGCAATTCAGCGAATGGGGCGTATTATGGGTTTTCTCATCAAGCACAGTACCAGATCTTACCGATTGCGCCTGGCGCTGGTTTTGCTGGTAGCCTTTTTGCCTTTTATCATCTACGATTTCTATAAAAATTTCCAAATTCACTCTATGACAGAAGAGCAGCTAATAGCAAACGCCAGTAGCACTATCGCTGACCTGGCCCGTGAACACGCCGATATGCTCAGTGCGGTAGAGCGAGAGATGTATCTTGTTGCCAGTGCCAATCAAGTGCGAAAATTGGATAAGGCACAACAGTGTCGTACGTACCTGCTCGACTTTCTGGGAATATCAGAGAAGTATGTGAATGTTGCGGTTGCCGATACTGATGGCCAGTTAGTGTGTACTGCTATGGAAGGAATGAGGCAGGTTTCTCCCGAAGCCCGCAAAACATTTGATATCTCACTTGAGCAGGATGCATTTGCTACTGGAAGCGCAGTCGTTTCCTCAAGTCACAACAAACCTATATTTCCTGCTGCACATCCAATACGCGACGACTCAGGGGATGTTTCAGGCATGCTCATGGCCGGAATCGCCTTGAACTGGTTTAATGAGATTATTCTCGACCGTTTTGATTTCCTTAACTCTACACTTTTTATCGCTGATATCCACAATACACTTATTGCCCAGCATCCTATGGCGGCCAGTGAAATCGGCAAGCCTATTGATAGCCGCGGGATTAGTGATGTGCTGGAGGGCGACTATGGGGTCGTTACCCTGAAAGATGATGATGGTTTACGCTATGTGGTGCATCAACGCTTCAAAGATGGCATGAGCATTGTAATGGAAGTGAATGCCTCAGAATTGCAGGCGCGGGCAAATCAAATGCTGTGGCAAAGCATTCTCTATTTTTTACTGGTGATTGTAATCTCATTGGCTTTGACCTCATATACCGCCAAAAAACTTATTGTGGAGGAAGTGGATACGCTCTACCGCATGAATATCGCTCAATCAAAATATACCACCGCTTCGGAGATATTAATTAATATCGCTCACCAGTGGCGACAGCCACTCAATAATTTGAGCTTGCAATTGGAAAGCGTAGCAGAAGTTGTGGAGGACACACGAACAGGACTGACGGGAGAGGCTCGGGATATAGCAAAAGCCTATATGGAGGAAAGCCATAACAGCTTGCAAAAGCTGAGTAATACGATCACCGAGTTTAGTACTTTTTTCAAAAGTGAACGTTCTCCTCGCCAAATAAATATGAAAAAAGTTTTTACTGATGTGATTCAGGTCGTTCAGCCCCATTTAGATGAGCTCGAGGTCGAGTTTACACAGTCTGTAGAAGACGATGTTACGTATATAGGTTATGAAAGCGAGCTGAAGCATTCGCTACTTTCAATAGTCAACAATACCATTGACGCCTTTCGGCGTGATCCGGACCTGGAGTCCAATAAAATACTGAGGATGCAAGCTTTGCGGCGAGGGAATCGGGAAGTAATTATTGAAGTAATGGACAATGCGGGTGGCATTGACCCTGCCATGAAGGAAAAGGTCTTTGAGCCCTACACGACTACCAAATTCCGTGCCCCGGGAACTGGTTTGGGTCTCTACACAGTTAAAAGCATTATCGAACAGCGACTAGGCGGCCATGTGAGCATGGAGAGTAGCGCTG
- a CDS encoding complex I subunit 1/NuoH family protein — translation MTGIDILMVVLRVAFAIFVPLTFIVIFVWMERRGASFIQDRIGPNRANVGGFTLGGLVQPVADAVKLIFKEDLTPSHIKNKIYFMVAPALVFCVALLTFAVIPFADDITIGETTYMMQGIPTDVGILWFLGIAGFAVYGVIIAGWSSHNKFSMLGGLRATAQVVSFEIPLALAVIALLGVYGSIHLGDMVRYQGELLWGFIPAWGIILQPVGFVLFFITAVAEANRTPFDIAEGESEIVAGYFTEYSSMKFALFFMGEYVAMFVSSAIIVTLYLGGYHIPWLNTETLRENATLVAQTLLVLVPLFFGMFILWMRKNSRSHYDRPNDPRVREANVLTVVFIALAVVINLVLLLALSGGLGEMGAQILTMIIQIVVFIMKVFLVGFLYVWIRWTLPRFRYDTLQMLCWKVLLPIALVNILVTAVVVLSLQ, via the coding sequence ATGACCGGTATTGACATCCTGATGGTAGTGCTGCGCGTAGCATTTGCCATTTTTGTACCCTTGACGTTTATTGTCATCTTTGTCTGGATGGAGCGACGCGGCGCCTCTTTTATCCAGGATCGCATAGGTCCAAACCGGGCCAATGTTGGTGGCTTTACCCTGGGAGGGTTGGTGCAGCCAGTGGCTGATGCCGTCAAGCTAATCTTCAAGGAGGATCTTACTCCCAGCCACATAAAGAACAAAATTTACTTTATGGTGGCACCGGCCCTGGTCTTCTGTGTCGCTCTACTCACCTTTGCCGTCATTCCCTTTGCTGATGATATAACTATTGGTGAAACCACTTACATGATGCAAGGTATTCCTACTGATGTGGGTATCCTGTGGTTTTTGGGGATTGCCGGTTTTGCTGTTTACGGCGTAATTATCGCTGGTTGGTCATCCCACAACAAATTCTCAATGCTCGGTGGCCTGCGAGCTACTGCACAGGTGGTGAGTTTTGAAATACCACTGGCACTGGCGGTCATTGCTCTGCTTGGTGTCTACGGCTCCATTCATCTTGGAGATATGGTGCGCTACCAGGGTGAGCTGCTGTGGGGCTTCATACCTGCTTGGGGTATTATTCTTCAGCCCGTTGGTTTTGTTCTTTTCTTTATAACTGCTGTAGCCGAGGCGAACCGGACACCTTTTGACATTGCTGAAGGTGAGAGCGAGATTGTTGCCGGTTACTTCACAGAATACAGCTCAATGAAGTTTGCCCTGTTTTTTATGGGTGAATACGTGGCGATGTTTGTTTCCAGCGCCATTATCGTTACTCTTTACCTGGGCGGCTACCACATTCCCTGGCTCAACACCGAAACCTTGCGGGAAAACGCTACACTGGTAGCCCAGACCCTGCTGGTACTCGTGCCACTGTTCTTTGGCATGTTCATTCTGTGGATGCGCAAAAACAGTCGCAGTCACTATGATCGGCCAAATGATCCCAGGGTCCGGGAAGCCAATGTTCTGACAGTAGTATTTATCGCTCTGGCGGTTGTCATCAATCTGGTATTGCTGCTGGCTCTCTCCGGTGGGCTGGGAGAAATGGGAGCACAGATCCTTACCATGATAATTCAGATTGTGGTCTTTATTATGAAGGTATTCCTTGTCGGCTTCCTGTACGTATGGATCCGATGGACTCTTCCCCGCTTCCGCTATGACACACTGCAGATGCTTTGCTGGAAGGTTCTGCTCCCTATAGCGCTGGTCAATATTCTGGTCACCGCCGTAGTGGTTCTGAGCCTGCAATAG